The stretch of DNA ATGCTCGCCGCACTATTGGCGCGCAGCCAATCTGCACTCGCCTCTCAGGAGCCGTTTCTCGTGCTCCCGGAGAATCATTTTGCCTATACGGCAGCGATGCGAATTGTCGAACCGATGGGTTCGATGGCAGTGCAAGGGCCACGCATCACGCTGGTGTACGGCCCCAAGGGTGGTGGCAAATCTCATCTGGTGCGTCATGTGGCCCGCGAAACTTTGAAGCGGTTGGCCCGTGGCAAACTCCTCCTGGCCAATGCCCATGAGTTCTGCCAGTGGCTGCTGGAAGCTCACGATCAGAAAGCTGTCGTCGAAGCCCATGAGAAACTCCGCAGTCTCGAGGTTCTGATTCTCGATGGCTTTGATGAACTGCAGGATCGTGCCGACTTGCAGCAGCAATTGCTCTGTGTCATTGATCTCATGGCCGATGCCGGCGGACATGTCCTCATCGTCAGTGAAAAAGCACCGGGTGAGCTGCGCGGGCTTTCCACTCGATTGGTCAACCGTTGTCACGGAGGATTGTGCGCACTCCTCAAGTGGCCTGGCACGGACAGCCGCAAGCAACTTGCTCTCCATTTCGCTCACCAGAAGCATCTCCCGATGAGCGAAGCCGCCGCTCTGGAACTGGCGGAGAATCTGGCAGGCTCACCAGCACAGTTGATTATCGCGATCCAGCAGATTGAACTGATGGCGCGACGGGAACATTCGACAGCCGATCTCTCTTTGATCAAACGGTACCTGCAGGGTGAACTTCTCGTTCCCACGATTACCATCCATCAGGTGGCTTTGCAGGTGGCTGAAGAGTTCGGCGTCACCATCGAAGCTCTTAAGAGTAAATCCCGGCATCAATCTGTGGTCCTCCCCAGGCATTGTGCCATGCTGCTGGCCAGGCAGATGACCGCTGCCACACTCGAGGAGATTGGTCGCTTCTTTGGAGATCGAAACCATACGACGGTCTCGCATGGATGCGCGAAACTCGAAGAACTTTTACCGGGGGCACCGACATTGAGGCAGGTGCTCCAGAAAATCCGCGGGCGATTCCCGGCCAGCCACAATCGCACGGGTTAACCTTTTCGAGACTCAGAAGTTGAACGGCCCGAACTTCTGCTCGAAGATCAGGTGCCGATGACTGAATATCCTGAGGTCGTCGTGCTACACTTCGCCTCTGACCCAGCCCGATTGATCAATTGATATTTTGCCAAGAGACAGGAATTCTGCAGCATGACTTCCGCCAAGAGAGCCCTGATCACTGGAATCACCGGACAGGATGGTTCTTATCTGGCCGATCTGCTGCTGGAAAAAGGTTACGAAGTTCACGGCCTGATTCGCCGGACAAGTTCCATCAGCACACAGCGGATCGAGCATCTTCTCTGTGGGAATCAACCCCGAGTCGTGCTGCACACTGGTGACCTGGGCGATACCACCTCGATCCAGCGCGTGCTCAAAGAAGCTCAGCCCCATGAGATTTATCACCTCGGGGCACAAAGCCATGTCCATCATTCCTTCACGCAACCGCTCTATACAGCAGATG from Planctopirus ephydatiae encodes:
- a CDS encoding DnaA/Hda family protein, whose protein sequence is MLAALLARSQSALASQEPFLVLPENHFAYTAAMRIVEPMGSMAVQGPRITLVYGPKGGGKSHLVRHVARETLKRLARGKLLLANAHEFCQWLLEAHDQKAVVEAHEKLRSLEVLILDGFDELQDRADLQQQLLCVIDLMADAGGHVLIVSEKAPGELRGLSTRLVNRCHGGLCALLKWPGTDSRKQLALHFAHQKHLPMSEAAALELAENLAGSPAQLIIAIQQIELMARREHSTADLSLIKRYLQGELLVPTITIHQVALQVAEEFGVTIEALKSKSRHQSVVLPRHCAMLLARQMTAATLEEIGRFFGDRNHTTVSHGCAKLEELLPGAPTLRQVLQKIRGRFPASHNRTG